The bacterium genome contains a region encoding:
- a CDS encoding transketolase encodes MDARSVHLRREIIHTVERARRGHLNSAFSVVEVLRLLYDEVLRVDPANPLWPDRDRLILSKGHGCLALYVLLAEKGFFPREHLQTFCAHGSILGGHPQLSKVPGVEASTGSLGHGLPIGVGFALAGRLDGRDFRTYVVLGDGECDEGSVWEAAMCAGKHRLARLTVLVDYNKMQSYGPTAEVQDLEPFAAKWRSFGFAAREVDGHDLRALRRALAAAARETEKPTAIICHTIKGRGIRMLEGNLDWHHKSKISDADLARIVAELEGVEGEQ; translated from the coding sequence CTGGATGCGCGCTCTGTGCACCTGCGCCGCGAGATCATCCACACCGTCGAGCGCGCCCGGCGCGGGCATCTCAACTCCGCCTTCTCGGTGGTCGAGGTCCTGCGGCTGCTCTACGACGAGGTGCTGCGCGTCGACCCCGCCAACCCGCTCTGGCCGGACCGCGACCGGCTCATCCTGAGCAAGGGGCACGGCTGCCTGGCACTGTACGTCCTGCTGGCGGAGAAGGGCTTCTTCCCGCGCGAGCACCTGCAGACGTTCTGCGCCCACGGGTCGATCCTCGGGGGCCACCCGCAGCTCAGCAAGGTGCCGGGCGTCGAGGCCTCGACCGGGTCCCTCGGCCACGGGCTCCCCATCGGGGTCGGGTTTGCGCTCGCCGGGCGCCTCGACGGGCGGGACTTCCGCACCTACGTGGTCCTCGGCGATGGCGAGTGCGACGAAGGCTCCGTCTGGGAGGCCGCGATGTGCGCCGGCAAGCACCGGCTCGCGCGGCTGACCGTGCTCGTGGACTACAACAAGATGCAGTCCTACGGCCCGACCGCCGAGGTGCAGGACCTCGAGCCCTTCGCCGCCAAGTGGCGCAGCTTCGGGTTCGCCGCGCGCGAGGTCGACGGGCACGACCTGCGGGCCCTGCGCCGGGCGCTGGCGGCGGCGGCGCGCGAGACGGAGAAGCCGACCGCGATCATCTGCCACACGATCAAGGGGCGGGGCATCCGGATGCTCGAGGGGAACCTCGACTGGCACCACAAGAGCAAGATCTCGGATGCCGACCTGGCGCGGATCGTCGCGGAGCTCGAGGGCGTGGAGGGCGAGCAGTGA